Proteins encoded together in one Bacillota bacterium window:
- a CDS encoding MATE family efflux transporter, with the protein MFRKLNALFGAQDMTVGKPRSALLRFSIPLLIGNLAQQMYNTTDSVIVGRYVGDKALSAIGTTLPVINLLYVLFIAISTGAGIMVAQYYGAKDKESLSRAIGNAISLIAVSSLLVMAVGIPLVDSLLKLTNTPVETFDMAHSYLTIILWGVVWVGFYNILSGILRGLGNSIFPLLTLLLTSFLNIVLDIWFVAGLDMGVAGAAVATVISIAVSAVLCIIRLCSMKDVVNMDGANLIPCKKLTGQLLRLGLPAGVTQAIFSMSMVFVQALANSMGYQVVTCTTAVMRIDGFAMMPNFTFGMAIATFVGQNIGAGRMDRVNQGAKDILRISLTTSFVLVALLLLFGKNLITMFTTTEEIIRLGVRQIRILAAGYVAMAVSQVFGGIMRGAGDTMPPMWISMFTTVVVRVPVAYLWAWLTRSQTYHAGSPDALFFSLLISWTAGAVANYLWYRRGTWRNKSLIPSSRPLTAFE; encoded by the coding sequence ATGTTCAGGAAGCTTAACGCACTGTTCGGCGCGCAAGACATGACGGTGGGAAAGCCAAGATCTGCCTTGCTGAGGTTTTCCATACCCTTGCTCATCGGCAACCTAGCCCAGCAGATGTACAACACTACCGATTCAGTCATTGTAGGTCGCTATGTGGGTGATAAAGCTCTCTCAGCCATCGGGACGACCCTTCCTGTTATCAACCTGCTGTATGTCCTCTTCATAGCGATCTCGACGGGCGCAGGTATCATGGTTGCACAATACTATGGGGCCAAGGACAAAGAGTCGCTTTCGCGCGCAATTGGCAATGCCATCAGCCTGATCGCAGTGTCTTCGCTTCTGGTTATGGCTGTCGGCATACCTCTGGTGGATTCCCTATTGAAGCTGACAAACACGCCTGTGGAGACATTCGATATGGCCCACTCCTACCTCACCATCATCCTCTGGGGAGTCGTGTGGGTCGGATTCTATAACATATTGTCGGGAATCCTGCGTGGGCTGGGCAATTCCATCTTTCCATTGCTGACCCTGCTGCTGACGTCGTTCCTGAACATAGTCTTGGACATCTGGTTTGTCGCAGGCCTCGATATGGGAGTCGCAGGCGCTGCCGTGGCAACGGTCATTTCGATAGCCGTCTCCGCGGTGTTGTGCATTATCAGGCTGTGTAGTATGAAAGATGTCGTGAACATGGATGGCGCGAACCTAATCCCCTGCAAGAAGCTGACCGGGCAGCTACTGCGGTTGGGGCTACCGGCAGGCGTTACGCAGGCGATCTTCTCGATGTCCATGGTGTTCGTGCAGGCACTGGCCAATAGCATGGGCTATCAGGTAGTGACCTGTACAACCGCGGTCATGCGAATTGACGGCTTCGCAATGATGCCCAACTTCACCTTCGGCATGGCTATTGCTACTTTTGTCGGCCAGAACATCGGGGCGGGCAGAATGGACCGGGTCAACCAGGGAGCAAAGGACATACTGAGAATAAGCTTGACTACGTCCTTTGTGCTGGTGGCCTTATTGTTGTTGTTCGGCAAGAACTTGATAACCATGTTCACCACAACCGAGGAGATCATCCGCCTGGGCGTAAGGCAGATCCGCATATTGGCCGCGGGATACGTGGCCATGGCGGTCTCCCAGGTCTTCGGAGGCATCATGCGCGGAGCCGGCGACACCATGCCGCCCATGTGGATTTCGATGTTCACCACTGTCGTAGTGCGTGTGCCCGTTGCGTATCTCTGGGCATGGCTTACCAGAAGCCAAACGTACCATGCAGGGTCCCCCGATGCGCTGTTCTTCTCGCTTCTCATAAGCTGGACCGCCGGGGCAGTCGCCAATTACCTTTGGTACCGTCGAGGGACCTGGCGAAACAAGTCTCTCATCCCATCTTCAAGACCCTTGACTGCTTTCGAGTGA